In Helianthus annuus cultivar XRQ/B chromosome 9, HanXRQr2.0-SUNRISE, whole genome shotgun sequence, the following are encoded in one genomic region:
- the LOC110878008 gene encoding ubiquitin carboxyl-terminal hydrolase 17, translated as MLVGRDLGLPKVVVLVVVLVIGFVIRSKWRQAAARREEIKRLLIFASEEAATAEMYTTPKSPPPTTASFKPPYNCAVCFSPTTTRCAKCKAARYCSGKCQIIHWRQGHKDECRPYVAVKDASSKQEDGKDSNATSADGNRPEIGSSSSEEYSTFSTPSRSSVEASSISSEDSDVTSEKIDQNKSNHSDEDIQPRLSTSSSHGSIGSSEPTTTSYKNTTILDNSVTKGPSRVVDGSNGLSSSESSTGFWGGTLHSKKSTIDELDSSNKNKTVLDPNGSGSNKSNDAISLSKEIKSMKPPKYNSEILKHKDAVGDSDVFKETKVSSKAFDEKSTHVVNTKSVALNSSSRLASQSTKPVTVVEEKNKVSISSSKHSGSGRNERTLKVVDQPKTSKLPRHCSQKAESDTAAHKYSCKGLFSYEMFVKLYNWKQIELQPFGLINCGNGCYANAVLQCLTHTPPLNAYFLQGLHSKACNKREWCFTCEFEGLVLKAKNGSSSLSPVGILSQIETIGSSLNQGRQEDAHEFLRYAIDTLQSVCLKAAGTNTANSLEEETTLIGLTFGGYLRSKIKCMKCGGKSERNDRMMDLTVEIQGNIATLEEALDKFTCTEILDGENKYKCSRCKSYEKAKKTLTLLEAPNVLTIALKRFQSGKYGKLNKSIRFPEILDMAPYVSGTSDKSPVYRLYGVVVHVDIMNAAFSGHYVCYVKNVENRWFKIDDNRVKEVDVESVLTKGAYMLLYARCSPRAPRLIRSLLARHHHDPKKHKVSTSFGYSTQPWDVNRDHLAVRHRSLEEESSSSSDGSAILSESCSCSTERDSSSIDDHISWDWEHENNSISSSPLWRNLHSNSSDSDTSSSSSSSFPSPLYSRHHPTLYHNDDERRKVSGSDSFSVDRLGGRPLETSKPTLRRSTIRVRSE; from the exons ATGCTTGTTGGAAGGGATCTAGGGCTTCCAAAGGTGGTGGTCCTGGTGGTGGTGCTGGTGATCGGGTTTGTTATCCGCAGCAAATGGCGGCAGGCGGCCGCCAGGAGAGAGGAGATAAAGAGATTGTTGATTTTTGCATCGGAGGAGGCTGCTACGGCTGAGATGTACACCACTCCAAAATCACCACCGCCTACTACTGCATCCTTCAAGCCACCCTATAACTGTGCGGTTTGCTTCTCTCCCACCACCACACGCTGTGCCAAGTGCAAAGCTGCTCGTTACTG CTCTGGAAAATGTCAAATTATTCACTGGAGACAAGGTCACAAAGATGAATGCCGGCCTTATGTGGCTGTTAAAGATGCTTCTTCGAAGCAAGAAGATGGTAAAGATTCCAATGCCACCTCAGCAGATGGAAATCGACCTGAAATTGGATCATCATCGTCTGAGGAATATTCTACTTTCTCTACCCCTAGCAGATCCTCTGTTGAAGCCTCTTCAATCAGTTCAGAGGATTCAGATGTTACCTCTGAAAAGATTGATCAGAACAAATCCAATCATAGTGATGAGGACATTCAGCCCAGGCTTTCAACTTCATCTTCTCACGGCTCTATCGGGTCTTCTGAACCTACGACAACCTCTTATAAGAACACAACCATATTGGATAACTCTGTTACAAAGGGGCCTTCTCGTGTTGTTGATGGTTCTAATGGGCTTTCATCTTCTGAATCTTCAACTGGCTTTTGGGGTGGGACCCTTCATTCCAAGAAATCCACCATCGATGAGCTTGATAGTTCCAATAAGAACAAAACCGTATTGGATCCAAATGGGTCAGGGAGTAACAAGTCAAATGATGCTATCTCCTTGTCAAAAGAAATCAAGTCCATGAAGCCACCAAAATATAATTCAGAAATATTAAAACATAAGGATGCAGTCGGTGACAGTGACGTGTTTAAGGAAACTAAAGTTTCTTCTAAAGCATTTGATGAGAAGTCAACTCATGTGGTCAACACCAAGAGCGTTGCATTAAATTCTTCCAGCAGGCTTGCATCTCAATCTACAAAACCTGTAACTGTTGTCGAGGAAAAAAATAAGGTTTCTATTTCTTCATCCAAACATTCTGGTAGTGGTAGAAATGAAAGAACGCTGAAGGTTGTTGACCAGCCCAAGACCTCCAAGTTGCCTCGTCACTGTTCACAAAAAGCAGAGAGTGATACAGCAGCACATAAATACAGCTGCAAG GGTCTCTTCTCGTATGAAATGTTTGTCAAGCTCTACAACTGGAAACAGATTGAGTTGCAGCCTTTTGGCCTCATTAATTGTGGAAACGG CTGTTATGCTAATGCGGTGCTTCAGTGTTTGACACACACACCACCTTTAAATGCTTATTTTCTTCAAGGACTCCACTCGAAAGCAT GCAACAAGAGGGAGTGGTGTTTCACATGCGAGTTTGAAGGCCTTGTTTTGAAGGCAAAAAATGGGAGCTCTTCACTGTCTCCTGTTGGTATACTTTCGCAGATAGAGACTATTGGAAGCAGCCTCAACCAAGGGAGACAAGAAGATGCCCATGAGTTTTTAAG GTATGCTATTGATACTTTGCAATCCGTTTGTCTAAAGGCAGCAGGAACAAACACTGCCAACTCTTTAGAAGAAGAGACAACTTTAATTGGACTTACCTTTGGGGGTTATCTGAGATCTAAG ATAAAGTGCATGAAATGTGGAGGCAAATCAGAGCGAAATGATCGGATGATGGATCTCACAGTTGAAATCCAAGGCAATATTGCGACATTAGAAGAGGCTTTGGATAAGTTTACATGTACCGAGATACTGGATGGTGAAAACAAGTATAAATGCAGCAG GTGCAAATCCTATGAGAAAGCCAAAAAGACGTTGACATTGTTGGAAGCTCCAAACGTGCTTACTATTGCCCTAAAGCGGTTTCAA TCTGGAAAATATGGGAAGCTTAACAAATCAATTCGCTTCCCAGAGATTTTAGACATGGCTCCATATGTGAGCGGGACAAGTGACAAATCCCCGGTTTACAGGCTTTATGGAGTGGTGGTTCACGTGGACATAATGAATGCTGCGTTTTCTGGTCATTATGTGTGTTATGTTAAAAACGTTGAGAATCGGTGGTTCAAGATTGATGACAACAGG GTAAAAGAGGTGGATGTTGAGAGCGTCTTGACCAAAGGAGCATACATGCTTCTCTATGCAAG ATGCTCGCCACGTGCTCCACGGTTGATACGCAGCTTATTAGCCCGCCACCACCATGATCCAAAGAAACACAAAGTGTCAACATCATTTGGGTACTCCACCCAACCATGGGATGTTAACCGTGATCATCTAGCCGTGCGTCATCGGTCTCTTGAAGAGGAATCATCCTCTTCAAGTGACGGTTCTGCAATCTTGTCGGAATCTTGTTCTTGCAGCACAGAGAGGGATTCAAGCAGCATAGATGATCATATTTCATGGGATTGGGAGCATGAGAACAACAGCATCAGCAGCAGCCCTTTATGGAGGAACTTGCATTCAAACTCATCAGATTCGGATACATCATCGTCGTCATCGTCTTCCTTCCCTTCTCCTTTGTACTCTAGGCATCATCCTACCTTGTACCATAATGATGATGAGCGTAGAAAGGTGAGTGGTAGTGATAGTTTTAGCGTGGATAGATTAGGGGGGCGGCCTTTGGAAACCTCAAAACCAACTTTGAGAAGATCAACGATCCGAGTGAGATCCGAGTGA